From Candidatus Binataceae bacterium, a single genomic window includes:
- a CDS encoding polysaccharide deacetylase family protein yields MTEASTSERLGYSKDARVLIVNADDFGMCHDANQATIEGLTHGLFTSSSILVTCPWFEEAADFARSHPDADLGVHLTLNSEWSRYKWGPVLGARAVPSLIDEGGYLWPDVPKVFERDHLDEAERELRAQIEKALLAGIDVTHLDSHMGPLHFRADYHELYLRLARDYRLPIRLAGRSRLETMGFHSIVEQIERDGIVHPDHLFFEGPSSPEDTSKYWTSLIRSLRPGATEILCHPAYAREELRACAHDPEQREADFRFFTSDGARRLVGDEGIELIGYRPLRDLMRGASSNPSPVKSRERVPGAQSASGR; encoded by the coding sequence ATGACTGAGGCTTCGACATCTGAGCGGCTCGGCTATTCGAAGGACGCGCGCGTGCTGATCGTCAATGCCGACGACTTCGGCATGTGTCACGACGCGAATCAGGCCACGATCGAAGGGTTGACGCACGGGCTGTTCACCTCGTCATCGATTCTGGTGACGTGCCCATGGTTCGAAGAGGCGGCCGATTTCGCGCGCAGCCATCCCGATGCCGACCTCGGAGTGCATCTGACGCTGAACAGCGAATGGTCCCGCTACAAATGGGGCCCCGTGCTCGGCGCGCGTGCGGTGCCTTCGCTCATCGATGAAGGCGGCTATCTTTGGCCCGATGTGCCGAAAGTCTTCGAGCGTGACCATCTCGATGAAGCCGAGCGCGAGCTCCGCGCGCAGATCGAGAAGGCTCTCCTTGCCGGTATCGACGTGACACACCTCGACTCGCACATGGGACCGTTGCATTTTCGCGCCGACTACCACGAACTCTACCTGCGACTCGCGCGCGACTATCGATTGCCGATCCGGCTCGCGGGGCGAAGCCGGCTCGAGACTATGGGATTTCATTCGATCGTCGAACAGATCGAGCGCGACGGAATTGTGCACCCCGATCACCTTTTCTTCGAGGGGCCGAGTTCACCTGAAGATACGAGCAAGTATTGGACGAGCCTGATTCGCAGCCTTCGTCCCGGTGCGACCGAAATCCTTTGTCATCCCGCATACGCGCGCGAAGAACTGCGCGCGTGCGCCCACGACCCCGAGCAGCGCGAAGCTGACTTTCGGTTCTTCACCAGCGATGGCGCCAGGCGGCTTGTCGGCGACGAAGGCATCGAATTGATCGGCTACCGCCCGCTTCGAGACCTAATGCGCGGCGCTTCTTCAAATCCCTCTCCCGTTAAGTCACGGGAGCGGGTGCCTGGCGCGCAAAGCGCGTCAGGCAGGTGA
- the hisS gene encoding histidine--tRNA ligase, which translates to MELTRLRGFQDNLGATSRAMMMAEDAARALMGRYGFGEIRIPALERIQLYQRSTGETSDIVEKQMYTFHDRDEAETVVAIRPEGTPGVVRAYVEAGLDRSDPEQRFFYSGPMFRRERPQKGRYRQFYQFGVEVFGRADAACDAELLIMVDDYRRALGLNVRMEINSIGDLVCRPAFREALVKWGREHWNELCEDCHNRIDRNPLRLLDCKIDAKLAETAPNSLDYLCDDCRKHFATVREILSGAGIEHHVNPRLVRGLDYYTRTAFEVMAEGLGSQSTILAGGRYDGLIETMGGAAVPGIGFAIGLERVAIALQAAGVVSDGKADAAVIAMGEQAVLRASILVRELRAAGLSTELLSPDRKLKALLGRANKIGARFAVIIGENELARGVVQLRDLAQSAQREVALTDLAGAIAEAKN; encoded by the coding sequence GTGGAACTGACGCGACTCAGAGGATTCCAGGACAATCTCGGCGCGACCTCGCGCGCGATGATGATGGCCGAGGACGCCGCGCGTGCCCTGATGGGCCGCTATGGCTTCGGCGAGATTCGCATTCCGGCGCTGGAGCGAATCCAGCTCTACCAGCGCTCGACTGGTGAAACTTCCGACATCGTCGAGAAGCAGATGTACACCTTCCACGATCGCGATGAGGCCGAGACCGTCGTGGCGATTCGTCCTGAAGGAACTCCCGGCGTGGTCCGCGCCTACGTCGAGGCGGGGCTTGATCGCAGCGATCCCGAGCAGCGCTTTTTCTACTCCGGTCCGATGTTCCGGCGTGAGCGTCCACAGAAGGGCCGCTATCGTCAGTTCTACCAGTTCGGCGTCGAGGTCTTCGGCCGTGCCGATGCCGCCTGCGATGCCGAGTTGCTCATCATGGTGGATGATTACCGCCGCGCGCTCGGATTGAACGTGCGGATGGAGATCAATTCCATCGGCGACCTCGTGTGCCGTCCCGCCTTTCGCGAGGCGCTTGTAAAGTGGGGCCGCGAGCATTGGAACGAACTCTGTGAGGATTGTCACAACCGAATCGATCGCAATCCGCTGCGCCTGCTCGACTGCAAGATCGACGCGAAGCTCGCGGAGACGGCGCCCAACAGCCTCGACTATTTATGCGACGATTGTCGCAAGCATTTCGCAACCGTGCGGGAGATCCTGAGCGGCGCCGGCATCGAACATCACGTGAATCCGCGCCTCGTGCGTGGACTCGACTACTACACGCGCACCGCGTTCGAGGTGATGGCCGAGGGCCTCGGCTCGCAGAGCACTATTCTCGCGGGTGGGCGCTACGATGGCCTTATCGAAACGATGGGCGGCGCTGCGGTGCCTGGAATCGGCTTCGCAATCGGCCTCGAGCGCGTCGCGATCGCGCTGCAAGCCGCGGGCGTCGTGAGCGATGGCAAGGCGGACGCCGCGGTAATCGCGATGGGCGAGCAGGCGGTGCTGAGAGCCTCAATTCTCGTGCGCGAGCTTCGTGCGGCTGGTCTTTCGACCGAATTGCTCTCGCCGGATCGCAAGCTCAAAGCTCTTCTCGGCCGCGCCAACAAAATCGGCGCACGATTTGCCGTGATAATCGGCGAAAACGAGCTTGCGCGCGGCGTGGTCCAACTTCGCGATCTTGCTCAAAGCGCGCAACGTGAAGTTGCCTTGACCGACCTCGCGGGCGCAATCGCGGAGGCGAAGAACTGA